The following proteins come from a genomic window of Diprion similis isolate iyDipSimi1 chromosome 8, iyDipSimi1.1, whole genome shotgun sequence:
- the LOC124409339 gene encoding uncharacterized MFS-type transporter C09D4.1-like yields the protein MAFDSEIEAVTAHLTCNKNPVIIAVGQKQHSDINSNTPLTRVYTRRWLVLFIFILFTSSNISQWVQYSIISNIIVRYYDVSIIAVDWTSLLFMVAYIPLVFPISYMMDRIGLRWTIIVGCLLTALGSWIKVLSIPRDRFYVTFIGQSLVASTQVIVLNVPGRLAANWFGSSQVSTATSMGLFGFQLGIAGSFLLTPIVVRNHENLDDIGDDLSRLFWFFAVYSTVALITAIIFLKDEPPLPPSETRRLQKLNLSENSDGFIPLMKRLLSNRSYIALCHSFGVNIGVLNSIATLLNQMYLLHFENGEEEAGQIGLAIVIMGVISSPIFGYILDKTHKFKLTISVVYALSLAGQILFAVSLVMEIKWMVYVSATFLGFFITSYFAVGYEVCAEYTYPEPEGVATAFLNVTNQIYGIAIVLIFGKVIEIFGDLWAHLVIGLFLFTGLITTLCTKDLQKRQNARQHAPYREVPMSNTSFQDEKQII from the exons ATGGCTTTCGATTCGGAAATCGAGGCCGTCACTGCTCACCTGACCTGCAATAAAAATCCAGTGATCATTGCCGTCGGGCAGAAACAGCATAGCGACATCAACTCGAACACCCCACTGACGAGGGTGTACACCAGGAGATGGCtcgttcttttcattttcatattattcacCTCATCCAACATCAGCCAATGGGTTCAGTACAGTATCATCAGCAACATCATTGTAAG GTATTACGATGTTTCGATTATCGCGGTGGATTGGACATCTCTACTCTTTATGGTGGCTTATATTCCTCTGGTGTTCCCAATATCGTACATGATGGATCGAATTGGTCTACGCTGGACCATAATTGTTGGATGCTTGCTCACCGCACTCGGATCCTGGATTAAAGTGCTTTCGATACCACGCGACCGATTCTACGTGACATTCATCGGACAATCGCTGGTTGCCAGTACGCAG GTGATCGTGCTGAACGTACCCGGCCGCCTTGCCGCCAACTGGTTTGGATCGAGCCAAGTGTCAACAGCCACATCCATGGGTCTGTTCGGATTTCAATTGGGTATAGCAGGCAGCTTTTTACTGACGCCCATAGTTGTGAGGAACCATGAGAATTTGGATGATATTGGCGACGATTTGTCGCGGTTATTTTGGTTCTTTGCTGTCTACTCAACCGTGGCACTGATCACGGCCATCATCT TTTTAAAAGATGAGCCTCCTCTACCACCCAGCGAGACTCGCCGtcttcaaaaattgaatttgtcaGAAAATTCGGACGGTTTTATACCTTTGATGAAAAGGCTTCTATCGAACAGAAGTTACATCGCGTTGTGCCATTCCTTCGGTGTAAACATCGGCGTGCTGAATTCCATTGCTACACTTCTCAACCAAATGTATCTACTACATTTTGAG AACGGAGAAGAAGAGGCGGGACAAATCGGATTGGCAATCGTCATCATGGGAGTAATCAGTTCTCCAATATTTGGTTACATTCTTGACAAAACACACAAGTTCAA ATTGACGATAAGTGTGGTATACGCACTCTCCTTAGCGGGACAAATACTCTTCGCAGTTTCGTTGGTTATGGAGATAAAGTGGATGGTTTACGTTTCGGCTACATTCCTTGG atttttcataaCTAGTTACTTTGCCGTGGGGTACGAAGTCTGCGCAGAATACACGTATCCAGAACCAGAAGGAGTTGCTACCGCATTCCTAAATGTCACAAATCAAATTTATGGCATCGCtatagtattaatatttgGGAAGGTGATCGAGATTTTTGGTGATCTATGGGCGCACCTGGTGATCGGGCTTTTCCTCTTCACAGGACTGATCACCACTCTCTGTACGAAAGATCTGCAGAAGCGACAGAATGCCAGACAGCATGCGCCTTACAGAGAAGTTCCAATGAGCAATACAAGTTTTCAAgacgaaaaacaaattatttaa